AGATCAGCACCTGGGCGCCAAACTCTTCATCGGCAAAGTAGGCGGCGGCGCGGTCACGCTCGAGGATGTTCATGCCCTCGTGGAATACCGTGGCCGGAATGCCGGAGCGCACGCGCAGCGCGTCTTCCAGGTCCATGGCGGTTTCGGCGTGGGCGCAGATCACCAGGACCTTGGTGCGCTTGAGCATTTTCAACTGGTCGATCAGCCACTCCACGCGCGGGTCGAAGCGCCACCAGCGGTTGTCTTCCTCGATGTCCGGCTGCGACTGGAAGCTGACTTCCGGGTACAGCTCGGCATGCTCGCCCAGGGGCAACTCAAGGTATTCGTCCGGGTTCGGCAGCGGGTAGGCGTGCAGTTTACGCTCGGGGAAGCCCTGCACGGCGGCGCGGGTGTTGCGAAACAGCACGCGGCCGGTGCCGTGGCGGTCGAGCAGTTCCCGCACCAGGCGGGCGCTGGCTTCGCTGTCGCCATCGTTGACGGCGGTGAGCAAGGCTTCGCCTTCGTTGCCGAGGAAACCCTGGATGGTCTTGTGCGCGGCGGGCGACAAGCGACCCTTGTCCAGAAGCTCCTGCACGGCTTCGGCCACCGGGCGGTAGTTCTCGCTCTCGGCGCGGAAGGCGTGCAGGTCGTGGAAGCGGTTCGGATCGAGCAGGCGCAGGCGCGCAAAGTGGCTGTCCTGGCCCAGCTGCTCCGGCGTGGCGGTGAGTAGCAGCACGCCGGGAATCACTTCGGCAAGTTGCTCGACCAGCGAGTACTCGGCGCTGGCCTTTTCTTCGTGCCACACCAGATGGTGCGCTTCGTCGACCACCAGCAGGTCCCAACCGGCGGCGAACAGCGCGTCCTGGGCCTTTTCGTCGTCCACCAGCCATTCCAGGGCGACCAGCGCCAGCTGAGTGTCTTCGAACGGGTTGGTGGCATCGCTTTCGATAAAGCGCTCTTCGTCGAACAGCGCAACCTGCAGGTTGAAGCGGCGGCGCATTTCCACCAGCCACTGGTGCTGCAGGTTTTCCGGAACCAGGATCAGCACGCGGCTGGCACGGCCCGACAGCAACTGGCGATGGATCACCAGGCCGGCCTCGATGGTCTTGCCCAGGCCCACTTCGTCGGCCAACAAGACCCGCGGCGCAATACGGTCAGCGACTTCACGGGCGATGTGCAGTTGGTGGGCAATCGGTTGCGCACGCACGCCGCCCAGGCCCCACAGCGAGGATTGCAGTTGACGGCTGGTGTGTTCCAGGGTGTGGTAGCGCAGCGAGAACCAGGCCAACGGGTCGATCTGCCCGGCGAACAGGCGGTCGCTGGCGAGGCGGAACTGGATGAAGTTGGACAGTTGGGTTTCCGGCAGGGTGACCTGCTCGTTCTGCCCGTTGAGGCCGTGGTAGACCAGCAGGCCGTCGACGTCGTCGACTTCCTGAACGGTCATCTTCCAGCCGTCGAAATGGGTGATGCTGTCGCCCGGCGAAAACCTCACGCGGGTGAGGGGCGCATTCCGTAGCGCATACTGGCGAGTGTCGCCAGTGGCCGGATAGAGCACGGTCAACAAGCGGCCGTCCTGTGCCAGAACGGTGCCTAACCCCAGCTCTGCTTCGCTGTCACTAATCCAGCGTTGCCCCGGTTGATACTGCTGCGCCATGCTGCCTGACTCCCGCCGTGAAAAAGCCGACTATCTTAACGGAACAAGGCCTCACGCCCAAGGACTCTGACAAAAACTACTGCGTTTGCGCGCGGGCCCACACGCCGAATCGACGGGTGGCGGGCACTCACAAGTGTCGACTGGGTCACAGCTTGGCGAGCGAGTGTTCAAGTCGCCCGGTGGGGCGCCGACAGCCTGTTGACCAGGAGACTTAAGATTATGCTTCCACCTATGTTGCCCGTGAGCGTTGTGCCGGTCACATCGCAACTTGATCCGGTGCGCCAGAAGCCGGATATCCCGCCCGTGGTGCCGGTTCAACAGGGCTCCAACGAGAGCACCATCGACTTGAAAAAAGGCGATGCCGAGCAATCGACCTTTCTGTTGCGCGAAGAGCAGCGCCGCCAGCAGGAGCAGCAAAGACGTCGGCGTGAAGCCGAGGACGATCCTGAGCAGCACCTGCCTATACCGGGTGATCTGCTCAACGCCGACAACACCGTCCCCGTGGCGCCGTTGATTGAAGACGCGCCGCGCCAGGGCTTGTGGGTGGACATCGAGGTCTGATCGTGCGATTTGTCAGCTCGCTGATTTGCCGTTGAGCGCAGCAGGCCGCATTATTGGGGCATTCCCGCCAGAACGTAAACCAAGCCATGAGTGATGACGACAAGCTGATCGACCTGAATGCCGAACGCGCCAAGCGTGTGCATGACCTCAATGACAAACGCCTGAATGAAGTGCGCCAGGCCTTTGAGCAGGCGATGCCCCTGGGTAAGCCCAAGAAGAAAACCAAGAACAAACCGAAAAAACGTTGAAGCCACTTGCTTCAATTGATGCAGGTCAGTTATTGCCCTTCTTTACGCCCCGTCGCGGGCGACATTGATCCCCGTCAATTTTCCCATCCGCCTTCTCCGTTAACTTAGCCCTATCGCAACAGGGCACGTGCAGGAGGCCGGTCATGTTTATCGATAATGTGGTATTTGCCGGAGTGCTGACCGTCAGCCTCATGGTGCTGTTTTTTGTAGGGTTTGGGATTTTTATCTGGAAAGACGCAAACAAGCGTAAAAAACCCTAGGTTTTTCCGGG
Above is a genomic segment from Pseudomonas sp. R5-89-07 containing:
- the rapA gene encoding RNA polymerase-associated protein RapA — translated: MAQQYQPGQRWISDSEAELGLGTVLAQDGRLLTVLYPATGDTRQYALRNAPLTRVRFSPGDSITHFDGWKMTVQEVDDVDGLLVYHGLNGQNEQVTLPETQLSNFIQFRLASDRLFAGQIDPLAWFSLRYHTLEHTSRQLQSSLWGLGGVRAQPIAHQLHIAREVADRIAPRVLLADEVGLGKTIEAGLVIHRQLLSGRASRVLILVPENLQHQWLVEMRRRFNLQVALFDEERFIESDATNPFEDTQLALVALEWLVDDEKAQDALFAAGWDLLVVDEAHHLVWHEEKASAEYSLVEQLAEVIPGVLLLTATPEQLGQDSHFARLRLLDPNRFHDLHAFRAESENYRPVAEAVQELLDKGRLSPAAHKTIQGFLGNEGEALLTAVNDGDSEASARLVRELLDRHGTGRVLFRNTRAAVQGFPERKLHAYPLPNPDEYLELPLGEHAELYPEVSFQSQPDIEEDNRWWRFDPRVEWLIDQLKMLKRTKVLVICAHAETAMDLEDALRVRSGIPATVFHEGMNILERDRAAAYFADEEFGAQVLICSEIGSEGRNFQFSHHLVLFDLPSHPDLLEQRIGRLDRIGQKHVIELHVPYLETSPQERLFQWYHEALNAFLNTCPTGNALQHQFGPRLLPLLENADDGEWQALIDEARAERERLEQELHTGRDRLLELNSGGAGEGDALVEDILEQDDQFALPIYMETLFDAFGIDSEDHSENALILKPSEKMLDASFPLGDDEGVTITYDRNQALSREDMQFITWEHPMVQGGMDLVLSGSMGNTAVALIKNKALKPGTVLLELLYVSEVVAPRSLQLGRYLPPAALRCLLDANGNDLSGRVSFVTLNDQLESVPRASANKFVQAQRDQLTPRINAGEEKIAPRHAERVAEAKRRLAADTDEELARLTALQAVNPTVRDSELVALRNQREQGLAMLDKAALRLEAIRVLVAG
- the ccoM gene encoding cytochrome c oxidase subunit CcoM; the protein is MFIDNVVFAGVLTVSLMVLFFVGFGIFIWKDANKRKKP
- a CDS encoding aspartate-semialdehyde dehydrogenase; the encoded protein is MLPPMLPVSVVPVTSQLDPVRQKPDIPPVVPVQQGSNESTIDLKKGDAEQSTFLLREEQRRQQEQQRRRREAEDDPEQHLPIPGDLLNADNTVPVAPLIEDAPRQGLWVDIEV